A single genomic interval of Sulfitobacter pacificus harbors:
- a CDS encoding aromatic-ring-hydroxylating dioxygenase subunit beta: MNDFKKIAELTNLIGMVQARYAYAIDDGDFYDWPTFFVDDCFYQITSADNFAQGLEAGLMWLDSKAMLHDRILSLLEANVYERHSYRHILGQPHISSIEGDEVESETSFMVARITREGPTDLYATGRYVDRYKVTESDAKIMKRIVVLDSSYVDTLLGFPL; encoded by the coding sequence GTGAACGACTTCAAGAAAATAGCAGAGCTGACAAACCTCATCGGGATGGTTCAGGCACGGTATGCCTACGCGATTGACGACGGTGATTTCTATGATTGGCCAACGTTCTTTGTCGATGACTGCTTTTATCAGATCACGTCTGCTGACAACTTTGCCCAGGGTCTGGAGGCCGGATTGATGTGGCTGGACAGCAAGGCGATGCTGCATGACCGCATTTTGTCGCTGCTGGAGGCAAATGTTTACGAACGGCATTCGTACCGGCACATTCTCGGACAACCTCATATTTCGAGCATTGAGGGTGACGAGGTAGAATCCGAAACCTCGTTCATGGTGGCAAGAATTACCCGTGAGGGCCCGACCGACCTGTATGCGACGGGGCGCTATGTTGATCGGTATAAAGTCACAGAAAGCGACGCGAAGATCATGAAGCGCATTGTCGTTCTTGACAGCAGCTATGTCGATACACTGCTCGGGTTTCCACTGTGA
- a CDS encoding PdxA family dehydrogenase gives MHEDPRYRPVLLGDDYIVAPLADALGFGLQTDRSKWGSTAKTIDLFVINAMPPANYVPGTVNAAAGRATVSYVEAALALLADGAGRGVIGCPHSETAVNASGRVFSGYPNLLSELLKTGPDSVFLMLVGGGLRVVHVTLHEGINSALRRLTSELIEKAALAADSALRDLGVAKPRVGVFGINPHAGENGLFGDEDNRIVAPAIQKLREQGVDAHGPEGADTMLARDGFDAYVAMYHDQGHIPVKLLAGRKASALSIGADTLFSSVGHGAAFDIAGKNCADPEAVIRAIKLVGGAK, from the coding sequence TTGCACGAAGATCCTCGTTATCGGCCTGTTTTGCTGGGGGACGACTATATCGTTGCTCCCCTCGCAGACGCCCTCGGATTTGGCCTGCAAACCGATCGTTCCAAGTGGGGTAGCACGGCGAAAACGATCGATCTGTTTGTCATCAATGCAATGCCTCCTGCGAATTACGTACCCGGGACCGTTAATGCCGCTGCCGGGCGGGCCACCGTTTCCTATGTCGAAGCGGCCTTGGCGTTGCTTGCCGACGGAGCCGGTCGAGGAGTTATCGGGTGCCCCCATTCCGAAACGGCAGTAAATGCCTCTGGGCGTGTCTTTTCAGGTTATCCGAATTTGCTGTCGGAATTGTTGAAAACCGGGCCCGACAGCGTCTTCCTGATGTTGGTTGGCGGGGGGCTACGCGTCGTACACGTTACGCTTCACGAAGGGATCAACAGCGCGTTAAGGCGGTTAACCTCGGAACTGATTGAGAAGGCCGCGCTTGCCGCTGATTCCGCCCTGCGCGACTTGGGAGTGGCGAAACCGCGCGTTGGAGTGTTTGGAATCAATCCACATGCTGGCGAAAACGGCCTGTTCGGCGACGAGGACAACCGTATCGTCGCCCCTGCGATCCAAAAACTGCGGGAGCAAGGCGTCGATGCACACGGCCCCGAGGGCGCCGACACAATGCTGGCCCGTGACGGGTTCGATGCATATGTCGCGATGTATCACGATCAAGGGCATATTCCCGTCAAATTGCTGGCAGGGAGAAAAGCGTCGGCACTGTCGATCGGGGCTGACACCCTATTTTCCAGCGTTGGGCACGGCGCGGCCTTTGATATTGCGGGCAAAAACTGCGCAGACCCTGAGGCTGTCATTCGAGCAATAAAACTGGTTGGAGGGGCAAAATGA